Part of the Magnetospirillum sp. WYHS-4 genome is shown below.
CTCCCGCAACCGCCGTGCCAAGGGGCACGAGGGTGACGCAATCGATATAAATTATTGATTCTACGTATTTTTCAGGCAGTCATGGAATTCTGGCCGGACCTGCGATTTGATCGTCTCGTAAAAGGCGCGGCGTCATCTGAACGATTTGTTCAACCGCCTTTTGGCCTCCTGCGTTCGGAGACTTATGACTTGGTCGATTCGGGATGGCTACCTTCCCTCGCGCCGCCAAGCCGCCGCCAAGGGCAGCAGCACCAGCGCCAGGAGCATCAAGCCGGGCAGCAGCGGCACCTGGCGCATCCCGGTGACCACCTCCGCCCGGTTGCGCACCAAGCCCATCCAGCCCCGCCCGGCCGCCTCGCGGCCGGGGACCACGCGAGAGAAGGCCGGAATGCCCTCGGCCGCCCAAGCCACCCCCGCGGCCAGGGGCCGCAGTCGTTCGTCGGTGGCCCGCAGGTCCGCGTCTTCCAAGGAATTGACGATCCCGGACGCGGCGAAGGCGGTCTTTTCCCCGTCGCCGATCCGATAGAGCCCCGGCTGGTCGGCCGCCATGGCGGCCGACGCCCGACCGCCGTCCGGCTTGCCGAGAGGCAGTTCCCGGGTTTCGCCGGAGGGCAGGGTCACGACGACCGCCGCCACGCCTTCGCCCAAGCTGCGCCGTTCCACCAGCAAGCGGCCCTTCTCGACTCGGGCGGCGAGGGCTTCCTCCTCCAGGTCCGGCTCCTTCATCAGCCAGTGGGTGAGGCGGCGCATCAGTTCGCCGTGCGGCCCGCCGCCTTCGAATCCGCGTGCCCAGAGCCAAACATGGTCGCTGAGCAGGATGGCCGTGCGGCCCTTGTCCAGGTGGGCCAGCACCAGCAGCGGATCGCTGTCCGGGCCTTGCAGCAAGACCTGCGCGTCGCCTTCGGGAAGGGCCGGCACGTGGCGCAGCCAGCGGCCCCAGGTCTCCGCCCCCGGCAGCGCCGTCACCGGATGGCGCCGGCCCAGGTCGGTGGGCGCCGGGCGGAAGCCTCCGGCCGGTGCGCCCCCCTTGGGCAGGGCCGGCAGGATTTCCTTCAGCAGGCTGTTGGCCAGGCTTTCCGGCCCCGCGTATTCGGGCCCCACCGCCGCCAGCACAGCCCCGCCACCCCGCACGAAGGCCACCAGGTTGACCAGATGATCGTAGGTCATCACCTGGCGCAGCACGTAGCGGTCGAAGACCACCAGATGGAAATCCTTCAGACGGTTCTCGAACAACTCGCGCACCGGAAAGGCGATCAGGGCCAGTTCGTCCACCGGGGTGAATTCCTGCTTGTGGGGCGGACGCAGGATGGTGAAATGGACCAGGTCGACCTGGGGGTCCGATTTCAAGAGGTTGCGCCAGGTGCGCTCGCCCGGATGGGGCTGGCCCGACACCAGCAGCACCTTGAGCCGGTCGCGTACCCCGTTGACCGCCACCGCCGCCCGGTTGTTGCGCGCCGAGGCCTCGCCCGGCAGCGCTTCCACTTCCAGTTCCGCCACCGTCGGACCGGCATGTTCGACGGGCAGGACGAAGCGGGCCGCCTCGCCCACCCGCACCGTCATGACGCCCGCCGGCCGGCCTTCGCTGGACACCCGCACCTGGACCGGCTGGTCCGACCTTTCCTTCGCCCCCGCCTCGTCGACGCGGAAGCGGATCGCCACCTCACCGCCGACGATGCCGTAGGCCGGGGCCTGTTCCAGCACCAGGCGCCGGTCGATCTCGCCCGGCCGGCCGGTCAGTAGCACCTGCAAGGGGCCGGGCAACGGCGCCTCCGGCCGGTCGTGGACCTGGCCGTCGGTAATCAGAACGGCCCCGGCGAAGCGGCCGGGCGGAATGCTCGCCAGCGCTTCGGCCAAGGGGCGGAACAACCGGGTGCCCTCGCCGCCGCCGTCGCTGCGCAAGATTCGGACCTCCAGATCGGGAAGTCGGCCCAGGCGGGCCTCGACCTCACGCAGGGCCGCCTCCGTGGCTTCGCGCCGCGCCGCCTGGCTGGGCGAGTCGTCGACCATGACCAGGGCGACATCCGGCCTGGCCTCGCGGGTTTCCCGCAGCAGGCGGGGATCGAGCAGGGCCAGGAACAACCCCATCCCGGCCACCGCCCGCCAGGCGGTCCCCCGCAAGCCCTGCCGGGCCGCCAGGACCAGCAGGCCGGCCGCCAGCAAGCCCGCCCCCGCCAGCAGGGGCCATGGCAACAGGGGTGCGAAGACCAGGCTTTCCGACAACAACGCCTTCATTGCCGAAGCCTTTCCAGAATGGTCGGCAGATGGACCTGGTCGGCCTTGTAGTTGCCGGTCAGCGCCACCATCAACAGGTTGACCCCGAAGCGCAAGGCCATCTCGCGCTGGCGCTCGCCACCCGGCACGACAGGCAGCAGGGGCTGCAGGGCGTCGTCGACCGCCCAGGCGCCGGCCCAATCGTGATTGCCGGCCACCACCGTCGGCACGCCGTCGTTGTCGCCCTCGCCCGTTTCCTCGATCCACACCGTCCCGCCGGCGAAGCGACCCACCGCCTCGCGCAACAGGTAGTAGGACCGGGAAAGAACATGGTCAGGCGGCATGGGAATCAGACGCGGCAGGTCCAGGCGTTCGGCCAGACCCGCCATGTCCGCCCCGGCGTCGCGGCCGTCGAACAGGATCAGCCCTCCCCGGCGCAGGTAGGCCTTCAGCCTGGCCGCCGCGCCGTCCGAAAGTTCCGGCATGGCGACCAGGGGCCAATAGAGAAGGG
Proteins encoded:
- a CDS encoding DUF4159 domain-containing protein; its protein translation is MDLAAPMAVDPEADELSFFPLLYWPLVAMPELSDGAAARLKAYLRRGGLILFDGRDAGADMAGLAERLDLPRLIPMPPDHVLSRSYYLLREAVGRFAGGTVWIEETGEGDNDGVPTVVAGNHDWAGAWAVDDALQPLLPVVPGGERQREMALRFGVNLLMVALTGNYKADQVHLPTILERLRQ